A section of the Kribbella sp. HUAS MG21 genome encodes:
- a CDS encoding PLP-dependent aminotransferase family protein — MNRSNPAISGRSKRGADFLQLDPSEASPGGLADWLTDRLRTAISTGHLPVGARLPATRTLASDLGISRGVVTETYQRLTEDGHIAGQGRRGTVVVAAALRPTTATQSTPATQRNENQLLASPGLDAFDRLRDVPARIDLTPGVPDLAAFPRAAWMRAERAVLGDLRSSDFGYGDPAGTPALRRAVAAWLAQYRGIAADPDDLIVVAGVAQAIGLVAQVLPQHGIHEIAVEDPGSLGSRQHLQSWGLHTPPIPVDDRGLRVDVLRDSGARVVMATPAHHFPTGVVLDGERRRELIRWATDGGLILEDDYDAEHRYDRPPVPALRAMLPDQVIYAGSVSKLLAPALRIGWMLAPPQYKEELIARKRLADLGNAALPQLTLAQLMESGELERQLRFLRRRHRTRRDAMVTAIRNHLPTATIHGAAAGLHLTITLADDTDDAALAAAALEQGVKCHPLSWHCQLPHQPGLVLGYAARTPTEISAAIAVIAEVCRSGSTSSRAPRAS; from the coding sequence GTGAACAGGTCCAATCCGGCGATAAGTGGCAGGTCCAAACGCGGTGCGGATTTCCTGCAGCTCGATCCGTCGGAGGCGTCCCCCGGCGGGCTCGCGGACTGGCTCACCGACCGGCTCCGGACCGCGATCTCGACCGGTCACCTGCCGGTCGGCGCCCGGCTGCCGGCCACCCGCACCCTCGCCTCCGACCTCGGTATCTCCCGCGGCGTCGTCACCGAGACGTACCAGCGCCTGACCGAGGACGGGCACATCGCCGGCCAGGGCCGCCGCGGCACGGTCGTCGTCGCGGCCGCGCTACGCCCGACCACCGCCACACAGTCCACCCCGGCCACCCAGCGGAACGAGAACCAGCTCCTAGCGAGCCCCGGCCTGGACGCCTTCGACCGGCTCCGCGACGTCCCGGCCAGGATCGACCTGACGCCCGGCGTCCCGGACCTCGCGGCGTTCCCGCGCGCCGCCTGGATGCGGGCCGAGCGCGCGGTGCTGGGCGACCTGCGGTCGTCGGACTTCGGGTACGGCGACCCCGCTGGGACGCCGGCGCTCCGCCGGGCGGTCGCGGCCTGGCTGGCGCAGTACCGCGGGATCGCGGCGGACCCCGACGACCTGATCGTCGTGGCCGGCGTCGCCCAGGCGATCGGGCTCGTGGCGCAGGTCCTGCCGCAGCACGGCATCCACGAGATCGCGGTCGAGGATCCCGGCTCCCTCGGTTCCCGGCAGCACCTGCAGAGCTGGGGCCTGCACACCCCGCCGATCCCCGTCGACGATCGCGGCTTGCGGGTCGACGTACTGCGGGATTCCGGGGCCCGGGTGGTGATGGCGACACCGGCGCACCACTTCCCGACCGGCGTCGTCCTGGACGGCGAACGGCGCCGCGAACTCATCCGCTGGGCGACGGACGGCGGTCTGATCCTCGAGGACGACTACGACGCCGAGCACCGGTACGACCGCCCGCCGGTGCCGGCGCTGCGCGCGATGCTTCCGGACCAGGTGATCTACGCCGGCAGCGTCTCCAAGCTGCTCGCACCGGCACTCCGGATCGGCTGGATGCTGGCGCCGCCGCAGTACAAGGAGGAGCTGATCGCGCGCAAGCGCCTGGCCGATCTGGGCAACGCCGCCCTGCCGCAGCTCACGCTCGCGCAGCTGATGGAGTCCGGCGAACTCGAACGCCAACTGCGGTTCCTGCGCCGCCGGCACCGCACCCGGCGCGACGCGATGGTCACCGCGATCCGCAACCATTTGCCCACCGCAACCATCCACGGCGCCGCGGCGGGCCTGCACCTGACGATCACGCTCGCCGACGACACCGACGACGCCGCCCTCGCCGCGGCCGCGCTCGAGCAAGGCGTGAAGTGCCACCCGCTGTCCTGGCACTGCCAACTGCCCCACCAGCCCGGCCTGGTCCTGGGCTACGCCGCCCGCACCCCGACCGAGATCAGCGCGGCGATCGCCGTCATCGCGGAGGTATGCCGATCGGGCTCCACCAGTTCGCGCGCCCCGCGAGCTTCATGA
- a CDS encoding MMPL family transporter: MPETAPPVHPDPRAAAAPLGRLGRLVVRRRRIVAALSVVLTALVLAVAAGALDALSLSRIADPASESDRARRVLAEQFRTGPPNLAFLVTARSGTVDDAAVRAAGVGLTNEIAGQPGVAEAASYWSRDDSPALRSKDSRQALILVRVPGDVNEARQRVGELAAQYAGPRDAITVQSGGQDEVFREIGAQARQDFLRAEVVVIPMVLGLLILIYRRVSLALVTLGVGIFAVGGALAGLRVIAAFTEVSTFAANLSLVMGLALGVDYCLFVIARFREEIADGAEVHDAVVAAVRTAGRTVFFSGLTVAVSLLALLLFPLSFLRSFGYAGVLVVAFAMFGALVVLPAALALLGRRVVRPVPVRASTGRWAALATAVMRRPALIGGGVLVLILLLSAPALGLRFGLPDARILPADASSRIMADQVRQNFGQEESDALYVVMPEAADPARLAPYAKVLGDFDGVAQVDTYVRNGGAYLTVIPTDAALEGDIGGLVEQVRAAPAPYPTIVGGSPAEMTDWRSALTERIPLVLGLILLLSVAVLYVATGSVLLPLKATVLNLLSLAVMFGVMVWVFQRGNLSGALGFTATGVLEASMPTLMFCIVYGLSMDYEVFIVSRIREEYLRTGDTESAVATGLQRSAPLVTTAAVVLAASFAVYASGGVVYLKMIGVGMAVAVLVDATAIRGVLLPAFMKLAGRANWWSPIGIPPR; the protein is encoded by the coding sequence ATGCCCGAAACCGCCCCGCCCGTCCACCCGGATCCCCGGGCCGCGGCGGCTCCGCTCGGTCGCCTCGGCCGGTTGGTGGTACGGCGCCGGCGGATCGTCGCGGCGCTGTCGGTGGTGCTGACGGCGCTGGTGCTCGCGGTCGCGGCCGGTGCGCTCGACGCCCTCTCGCTGTCCCGGATCGCCGACCCGGCCTCGGAGTCGGACCGTGCCCGCCGGGTGCTCGCTGAGCAGTTCCGGACCGGCCCGCCGAACCTCGCCTTCCTCGTGACGGCCAGGAGCGGGACGGTCGACGACGCCGCGGTGCGCGCGGCTGGTGTTGGGCTCACCAACGAGATCGCGGGACAGCCGGGAGTGGCCGAAGCCGCGTCGTACTGGTCGCGGGACGACAGTCCGGCCTTGCGCAGCAAGGATTCCCGGCAGGCGCTGATCCTCGTCCGGGTGCCGGGCGACGTGAACGAAGCGCGGCAACGGGTCGGTGAGCTCGCGGCGCAGTACGCAGGACCGCGGGACGCCATCACCGTGCAGTCGGGCGGTCAGGACGAGGTGTTCCGCGAGATCGGCGCCCAGGCGCGGCAGGACTTCCTGCGCGCCGAGGTGGTGGTGATCCCGATGGTGCTCGGGCTGCTGATCCTCATCTATCGCCGGGTGTCGCTGGCGCTCGTGACGCTCGGCGTCGGGATCTTCGCGGTCGGCGGGGCGCTGGCCGGGCTGCGGGTGATCGCGGCGTTCACCGAGGTCTCGACGTTCGCCGCCAACCTGTCGCTGGTGATGGGACTGGCGTTGGGTGTCGACTACTGCCTGTTCGTGATCGCGAGGTTCCGCGAGGAGATCGCGGACGGTGCGGAGGTCCACGACGCGGTGGTGGCCGCGGTCCGTACGGCCGGGCGGACGGTGTTCTTCAGCGGCCTGACAGTCGCGGTCTCCCTGCTCGCGTTGCTGCTGTTCCCGTTGTCGTTCCTGCGATCCTTCGGGTACGCCGGAGTGCTGGTCGTCGCGTTCGCGATGTTCGGTGCACTGGTCGTGCTACCTGCCGCACTCGCGCTCCTCGGCCGGCGCGTCGTACGACCTGTGCCAGTGCGAGCTTCGACCGGTCGATGGGCGGCGCTCGCGACCGCGGTGATGCGGCGCCCGGCACTGATCGGCGGCGGCGTGCTGGTGCTGATCTTGTTGCTCTCGGCACCTGCTCTCGGGTTGCGCTTCGGCCTGCCGGACGCGCGGATCCTGCCCGCCGACGCCAGCAGTCGGATCATGGCCGACCAGGTCCGGCAGAACTTCGGCCAGGAAGAGTCCGACGCGCTGTACGTCGTGATGCCCGAGGCGGCTGACCCGGCGCGACTGGCGCCGTACGCGAAGGTTCTCGGGGATTTCGACGGTGTCGCGCAGGTGGACACGTACGTCCGGAACGGCGGTGCCTACCTGACCGTGATTCCGACCGACGCCGCGCTCGAAGGCGACATCGGCGGCCTGGTGGAGCAGGTCCGCGCGGCGCCGGCGCCGTACCCGACGATCGTCGGCGGCTCGCCGGCCGAGATGACGGACTGGCGGTCCGCACTCACCGAGCGGATCCCGTTGGTGCTCGGGCTGATCCTGCTGCTCAGCGTGGCCGTGCTGTACGTCGCCACGGGCAGTGTGCTGCTGCCGTTGAAGGCGACCGTGCTGAACCTGCTGAGTCTCGCGGTGATGTTCGGGGTGATGGTGTGGGTGTTCCAGCGCGGCAATCTGTCCGGGGCGCTCGGGTTCACGGCGACCGGGGTGCTCGAGGCGAGTATGCCGACGCTGATGTTCTGCATCGTGTACGGCTTGTCGATGGACTACGAGGTCTTCATCGTGTCGCGGATCCGCGAGGAGTACCTGCGGACGGGCGACACCGAGAGCGCGGTGGCGACGGGCCTGCAGCGGTCGGCGCCGCTCGTCACGACCGCGGCCGTCGTCCTGGCGGCATCCTTCGCGGTCTATGCGAGCGGTGGTGTGGTGTACCTGAAGATGATCGGCGTCGGGATGGCGGTCGCGGTACTCGTGGACGCGACGGCGATCCGGGGCGTGCTGCTGCCCGCGTTCATGAAGCTCGCGGGGCGCGCGAACTGGTGGAGCCCGATCGGCATACCTCCGCGATGA
- a CDS encoding TetR/AcrR family transcriptional regulator, with the protein MPEEPRRQARGQRRMVQLLDAAAVVFAEAGYAKATTNAIAKQAGVSPGTLYQFFANKEALAEALAERYRSELAAAHAKAFDPGAAHLPLPELVDRMIRPMVEVNLANPGFKALFGSGDLPEKLTAPPRALQRAVIGRVAEVLAARHPDLPPERLETTAAVATQIFAALLGTVVSTPEAQRERWIAELNQALIGYLSPLDQRV; encoded by the coding sequence ATGCCCGAGGAACCGCGGCGCCAGGCGCGCGGACAGCGGCGGATGGTGCAGCTGCTGGACGCGGCCGCGGTGGTGTTCGCCGAGGCCGGGTACGCGAAGGCGACCACCAACGCGATCGCGAAGCAGGCCGGGGTCTCGCCGGGCACGCTGTACCAGTTCTTCGCGAACAAGGAGGCGCTGGCGGAGGCGCTCGCCGAGCGCTACCGCAGCGAACTCGCGGCCGCACACGCCAAGGCGTTCGACCCCGGGGCAGCGCACTTGCCGTTGCCGGAGCTGGTCGACCGGATGATCCGGCCGATGGTCGAGGTCAACCTCGCCAACCCGGGATTCAAGGCGCTGTTCGGCAGCGGCGACCTCCCCGAGAAGCTGACCGCACCGCCCCGCGCCCTGCAGCGCGCCGTGATCGGCCGCGTCGCCGAGGTCCTGGCCGCGCGCCACCCCGACCTGCCGCCGGAGCGCCTCGAGACCACGGCCGCCGTCGCGACCCAGATCTTCGCCGCGCTCCTCGGCACCGTCGTGAGCACCCCGGAGGCCCAGCGCGAACGCTGGATCGCCGAGCTCAACCAGGCCCTGATCGGCTACCTCTCACCGCTCGATCAGCGGGTGTAG
- a CDS encoding MFS transporter, whose translation MTASFRARLGRLRIDLTPWRSSHDFRVLLVAGSVFFLGGMVGYVALPYQLYQLTGSNFAVGAMGLVTIVPLVVFGLYGGALADHVERRKLLVLTGLAQVVIAALMVANTLLPNPQVWLIYVCGALNAVASSLQRPSREALLPRVVRHDEIPAAVALSSLTAQVGQLAGPALGGVLVGTVGVTWAFSIELAGIVFATLLYTRLGSYRAGDGTTAPSLRAIGGGIVYAYRRKDLLATYLVDMVGMFLAMPIVLFPAFATDILKEPKLLGLLYSAEAIGAMCASLTSGWAKHVHHQGRAVVLATMAWGAAVGIAGLAPNIWFAIAFFALAGAADMVSVLFRSVIWNQTIPDEMRGRLAGIEMLGYSLGPLGGQARSGLVADLTGVRTAIVSGGALCVVGVIGTAAWLREFWRYDARTDEHAVRERELRAAG comes from the coding sequence GTGACAGCAAGTTTCCGCGCCCGGCTGGGTCGGCTGCGTATCGATCTGACCCCGTGGCGCAGCTCCCACGACTTCCGCGTCCTGCTGGTCGCGGGCTCGGTCTTCTTCCTCGGCGGCATGGTCGGGTACGTCGCGCTGCCGTACCAGCTGTACCAGCTCACCGGTTCGAACTTCGCGGTCGGTGCGATGGGCCTGGTGACGATCGTCCCGCTGGTGGTCTTCGGCCTGTACGGCGGTGCGCTCGCCGACCACGTGGAACGCCGGAAGCTGCTCGTCCTCACCGGCCTGGCGCAGGTCGTGATCGCGGCGCTGATGGTCGCCAACACGCTGCTGCCGAACCCGCAGGTCTGGCTGATCTACGTCTGCGGCGCGTTGAACGCGGTCGCCTCCTCGCTGCAGCGGCCGAGCCGCGAGGCGCTGCTGCCCCGGGTGGTGCGGCACGACGAGATCCCGGCCGCGGTCGCCCTGAGTTCGCTGACCGCGCAGGTCGGCCAGCTCGCCGGCCCGGCGCTGGGTGGCGTCCTGGTCGGCACCGTGGGCGTGACCTGGGCGTTCTCGATCGAGCTGGCCGGGATCGTCTTCGCCACGCTGCTCTACACCCGGCTGGGTTCGTACCGCGCGGGCGACGGCACCACGGCGCCGAGTCTGCGGGCGATCGGCGGCGGGATCGTGTACGCGTACCGCCGCAAGGACCTGCTGGCGACGTACCTGGTCGACATGGTCGGGATGTTCCTGGCGATGCCGATCGTGCTGTTCCCCGCGTTCGCGACCGACATCCTGAAGGAACCGAAGCTGCTCGGCCTGCTCTACAGCGCCGAGGCGATCGGCGCGATGTGCGCGAGCCTGACCAGCGGCTGGGCGAAACACGTCCACCACCAGGGCCGGGCGGTGGTGCTGGCCACGATGGCCTGGGGCGCCGCGGTCGGGATCGCCGGGCTGGCGCCGAACATCTGGTTCGCGATCGCGTTCTTCGCCCTGGCGGGTGCGGCCGACATGGTGTCGGTGCTGTTCCGCTCGGTGATCTGGAACCAGACGATCCCGGACGAGATGCGCGGCCGGCTGGCCGGGATCGAGATGCTCGGCTACTCGCTCGGCCCGCTCGGCGGTCAGGCCCGGTCCGGGCTGGTCGCCGACCTGACCGGCGTCCGGACCGCGATCGTCAGCGGCGGCGCGCTGTGCGTCGTGGGCGTCATCGGGACCGCGGCCTGGCTGCGCGAGTTCTGGCGGTACGACGCCCGCACCGACGAACACGCCGTCCGCGAAAGGGAGCTCCGCGCCGCAGGTTAA
- a CDS encoding sterol carrier family protein, whose translation MSDAPFRQALQRYDDGTAERADLKLLTKELLKRLVAKAPGHAVEVRVPPYGAVQCIEGPRHTRGTPGAVIEMPPELWIEVALGRTSWADARLTGKLRASGERTDLTDLLPLD comes from the coding sequence ATGTCCGACGCCCCGTTCCGGCAGGCCTTGCAGCGTTACGACGACGGTACGGCGGAACGCGCCGACCTGAAGCTGCTCACCAAGGAACTGCTGAAACGCCTGGTCGCGAAGGCGCCGGGGCACGCGGTCGAGGTGCGCGTCCCGCCGTACGGCGCCGTGCAGTGCATCGAAGGCCCCCGGCATACCCGCGGTACGCCGGGGGCGGTGATCGAGATGCCGCCGGAATTGTGGATCGAGGTCGCGCTCGGCCGGACGTCGTGGGCCGACGCCCGGCTCACCGGCAAGCTCCGCGCCAGCGGCGAACGCACCGACCTGACCGACCTGCTGCCGCTCGATTGA
- a CDS encoding alpha/beta hydrolase — translation MRFRRPTVLLAVLAVLASGCGVASRAQDAGGGTAPGVGSNPPRGPVGPIPAGLEKFYQQQPDWERCGSNQQCATIEVPLDYSKPTGETIELRARKVLARDRGGRIGTLFINPGGPGASGQEFAAQTPMLFGASVLRKFDIVGWDPRGVGESTPVKCLDTEQLDAMIAADGSPDNATEVAELDKQFKVLAAGCQQRAGQLLPHVSTKDAARDIDVLRGIVGDPQLYYLGMSYGTYLGATYAELFPKNVGRLVLDGAVDPAISSEQLAMAQAKGFDKALDAFAEDCAQRSCKLGSSKNEVLAKIDQLLKISDENPLPGDGNRDVTQALVMLGLVYPLYLKEFWPRLEEAVTDGLAGNGARLLALADEYTDRKPSGYGDNSNEAIIAVNCLDRPDVSSIAQLQAEIPEFKAASPRFGEYLAWSSVACVNWPVKAVNKPHAIKATGAKPIMVLGTTRDPATPYEWAVGLAHQLDSGILVTRDGDGHTAYLSGNACVKNVVESYLVQGNTPATDIKC, via the coding sequence GTGAGATTCCGCAGGCCGACCGTACTGCTGGCAGTTCTTGCGGTGCTCGCGAGCGGATGCGGGGTGGCGAGCCGCGCGCAGGACGCGGGAGGCGGTACGGCGCCCGGCGTCGGCAGCAACCCGCCGCGCGGACCGGTGGGGCCGATCCCGGCGGGGCTGGAGAAGTTCTACCAGCAGCAGCCGGACTGGGAGCGCTGCGGATCGAACCAGCAGTGCGCGACCATCGAGGTCCCGCTGGACTACAGCAAGCCGACCGGCGAGACCATCGAGCTGCGCGCCCGGAAGGTGCTGGCCCGCGACCGCGGCGGCCGGATCGGGACGCTGTTCATCAACCCGGGCGGCCCGGGCGCGTCGGGGCAGGAGTTCGCGGCGCAGACGCCGATGCTGTTCGGGGCGTCGGTGCTGCGGAAGTTCGACATCGTCGGCTGGGACCCGCGCGGCGTCGGTGAGTCCACGCCGGTGAAGTGCCTGGACACCGAGCAGCTGGACGCGATGATCGCCGCGGACGGCAGCCCCGACAACGCCACCGAGGTCGCGGAGCTCGACAAGCAGTTCAAGGTCCTGGCGGCCGGCTGTCAGCAGCGCGCCGGGCAGCTGCTCCCGCACGTGTCGACGAAGGACGCCGCCCGCGACATCGACGTACTGCGCGGCATCGTCGGCGACCCGCAGCTCTACTACCTCGGCATGTCGTACGGGACCTATCTCGGCGCGACGTACGCCGAGCTGTTCCCGAAGAACGTCGGCCGGCTGGTGCTGGACGGCGCCGTCGACCCGGCGATCAGCTCCGAGCAGCTGGCGATGGCGCAGGCGAAGGGCTTCGACAAGGCCCTGGACGCGTTCGCGGAGGACTGTGCACAGCGGTCCTGCAAGCTCGGCAGCAGCAAGAACGAGGTGCTGGCCAAGATCGACCAGCTGCTCAAGATCAGCGACGAGAACCCGCTGCCCGGCGACGGGAACCGGGACGTCACGCAGGCGCTGGTGATGCTCGGCCTGGTCTATCCGCTGTACCTCAAGGAGTTCTGGCCGCGCCTCGAGGAGGCCGTCACCGACGGCCTCGCCGGGAACGGCGCCCGGCTGCTGGCGCTCGCCGACGAGTACACGGACCGCAAGCCGAGCGGGTACGGCGACAACTCGAACGAGGCCATCATCGCGGTCAACTGCCTCGACCGGCCGGACGTCAGCTCGATCGCGCAGCTGCAGGCGGAGATCCCGGAGTTCAAGGCCGCGTCACCGCGCTTCGGCGAGTACCTCGCCTGGTCGTCGGTGGCGTGCGTCAACTGGCCGGTGAAGGCGGTCAACAAGCCGCACGCGATCAAGGCGACCGGCGCGAAGCCGATCATGGTGCTCGGTACGACGCGCGACCCGGCGACGCCGTACGAGTGGGCGGTCGGCCTGGCGCACCAGCTGGACAGCGGCATCCTGGTGACCCGCGACGGCGACGGCCATACGGCGTACCTGTCCGGCAACGCCTGCGTGAAGAACGTCGTCGAGAGCTACCTCGTCCAGGGCAACACCCCGGCCACCGACATCAAGTGCTAG
- the ricT gene encoding regulatory iron-sulfur-containing complex subunit RicT, translating to MVMAVSFERYGRLYYLDPGEFRPRVGDKVLVPTDDGPEVAECVWAPQYVTEDVGGLPTCAGIASEQDLERDEQNRQRRADARVIAKRTIRQHGLPMKVVGIDFVDRRPDIDQLVIVYFSAPHRVDFRELVRDLARALRARIELRQVGARDEARLQGGIGPCGRDLCCATFLKDFEPVSVRMAKDQDLPLNPLKISGACGRLMCCLKYEHPLYQEFNAKAPAVGTAVETPAGDGVVVGHNVPSDTVVVRLAASGRRCACSRADVCSPRQQYEASGTTTSDAPPVLPKEVPAAEKPAVRETNAVPNNTAAPQENAVPENTAVPDDDTPPRAETREERRARKPRRRRRLHHDDQGDSAQ from the coding sequence ATGGTCATGGCGGTGTCGTTCGAGCGGTACGGGCGGCTCTATTACCTTGATCCGGGGGAGTTTCGGCCGCGGGTGGGGGACAAGGTGCTGGTTCCTACCGACGACGGGCCTGAGGTGGCGGAGTGTGTGTGGGCTCCGCAGTACGTGACCGAGGACGTCGGCGGGCTGCCGACGTGTGCGGGGATCGCCTCGGAGCAGGATCTGGAGCGGGACGAGCAGAACCGGCAGCGGCGGGCGGACGCGCGGGTGATCGCGAAGCGGACGATTCGGCAGCACGGGTTGCCGATGAAGGTGGTCGGGATCGACTTCGTGGATCGGCGGCCGGACATCGACCAGCTGGTGATCGTGTACTTCTCCGCGCCGCACCGGGTGGATTTCCGCGAGCTGGTGCGGGATCTGGCCCGCGCGCTGCGGGCGCGGATCGAGTTGCGGCAGGTGGGCGCGCGGGACGAGGCGCGGCTGCAGGGCGGGATCGGGCCGTGCGGGCGGGACCTGTGCTGTGCGACGTTCCTGAAGGACTTCGAACCGGTCAGTGTGCGGATGGCGAAGGACCAGGACCTGCCGCTGAACCCGCTGAAGATCTCCGGCGCCTGCGGCCGGTTGATGTGCTGCCTGAAGTACGAGCACCCGCTGTACCAGGAGTTCAACGCGAAGGCCCCGGCGGTCGGGACCGCGGTGGAGACCCCCGCGGGTGATGGAGTGGTGGTCGGGCACAACGTGCCGAGCGACACCGTCGTCGTCCGGCTGGCGGCGTCGGGACGGCGTTGCGCCTGCAGCCGCGCGGACGTGTGCTCGCCGCGGCAGCAGTACGAGGCATCCGGTACGACGACCTCCGACGCACCACCCGTCCTACCAAAAGAAGTCCCCGCCGCCGAGAAACCCGCAGTACGCGAAACGAACGCAGTACCCAACAACACCGCAGCACCCCAGGAAAACGCAGTACCCGAGAACACCGCAGTACCCGACGACGACACCCCGCCGCGCGCCGAGACCCGTGAGGAGCGCCGGGCCCGGAAACCTCGGCGCCGCCGCCGGCTGCACCACGACGACCAGGGAGATTCCGCGCAGTGA
- a CDS encoding DUF4190 domain-containing protein, producing MTHPPQNPPPERPQDRPQDATRPLPTYGQQPQYGQASQGQYGEASQGQYGQAGPYGQTGQYGQTNQGQYGAQGQYGSQYAQSPYAHSVYGGYGYTGSGGTNGLATAALVCGLGGLVIGISAPVAIGLGIAALVQIKRRNQDGKGMAIAGLVIGTLLTLGYLLLFLFLIVLGTTASNDDYYGAPTPATSHTITTAEAPARATTPT from the coding sequence GTGACCCACCCACCCCAAAACCCACCCCCCGAGCGCCCCCAAGACCGCCCCCAGGACGCAACCCGCCCCCTACCCACCTACGGCCAGCAGCCCCAATACGGCCAAGCCAGCCAGGGCCAGTACGGCGAAGCCAGCCAGGGCCAGTACGGCCAAGCTGGCCCGTACGGGCAGACGGGTCAGTACGGGCAGACGAATCAGGGACAGTACGGCGCACAGGGCCAGTACGGCTCGCAGTACGCACAATCGCCGTACGCGCACAGCGTCTACGGCGGCTACGGCTACACAGGCTCAGGCGGAACAAACGGCCTGGCCACAGCAGCCCTCGTCTGCGGCCTCGGCGGCCTGGTCATCGGCATCTCCGCCCCGGTAGCCATCGGCCTGGGCATCGCAGCCCTGGTCCAGATCAAACGCCGCAACCAGGACGGCAAAGGCATGGCAATCGCAGGCCTGGTCATAGGCACCCTGCTAACCCTCGGCTACCTACTCCTGTTCCTCTTCCTCATAGTCCTAGGCACCACAGCCTCCAACGACGACTACTACGGCGCCCCCACCCCCGCCACCTCCCACACCATCACCACCGCCGAGGCCCCAGCGCGGGCCACCACCCCAACGTGA
- a CDS encoding DUF4190 domain-containing protein — protein MTQPPYGPGPDQPPGRPQDLPNERPQDRPRDPTQPFPTYGRPTEPHAQQTGSAGGAAGSYGAAGAAGSAGASWAAPGQPPYAQTQYGAPYGGQAQYGQSQAGHAAYGQGFAPGQYPAQYGQPPAAYGYGYGYPGQGGTNGLATAALVCGLGGFVIGISAPVAIGLGIAALVQINRRQQAGKGMAIAGLVIGSLVTLGYILIFGLVIAFGSSADDEYGASDPSGTSSTYVDELAVGECFNDTKTEDEVVRQPCPTEHDGEIVAIVTLPAGEYPGNNGIDKAADRACRPEFGTYVGKSSDESELYLSWWTPDKSAWDHGDRRILCAAYGPDDKITGTVKNSRR, from the coding sequence GTGACGCAGCCACCGTACGGACCAGGACCTGACCAGCCACCCGGCCGGCCCCAGGACCTGCCAAATGAGCGGCCTCAGGACCGGCCGCGCGATCCGACGCAGCCGTTCCCGACGTACGGGCGGCCGACGGAGCCGCACGCCCAGCAGACGGGGTCGGCCGGGGGTGCTGCCGGGTCCTATGGGGCCGCTGGTGCCGCGGGTTCGGCCGGGGCGTCTTGGGCGGCGCCGGGGCAGCCGCCTTATGCGCAGACGCAGTACGGTGCGCCGTACGGCGGGCAGGCGCAGTACGGGCAGTCGCAGGCCGGGCACGCGGCGTACGGGCAGGGGTTTGCGCCGGGACAGTATCCGGCGCAGTACGGGCAGCCGCCCGCGGCGTACGGGTACGGGTACGGCTATCCCGGGCAGGGCGGGACGAACGGCCTGGCGACCGCGGCGCTGGTGTGCGGGCTCGGCGGTTTCGTCATCGGGATCTCGGCACCGGTCGCGATCGGCCTCGGCATCGCGGCACTCGTCCAGATCAACCGGCGGCAGCAGGCCGGCAAGGGCATGGCGATCGCCGGACTGGTGATCGGCTCGCTGGTGACACTCGGGTACATCCTGATCTTCGGGCTCGTGATCGCCTTCGGCTCGTCGGCCGACGACGAGTACGGCGCCTCGGATCCGTCGGGCACGTCGAGTACGTACGTCGACGAGCTCGCGGTGGGCGAATGCTTCAACGACACCAAGACGGAGGACGAGGTCGTCCGGCAGCCCTGCCCGACCGAGCACGACGGCGAGATCGTCGCGATCGTCACCCTCCCGGCCGGTGAGTACCCCGGCAACAACGGGATCGACAAGGCGGCCGACCGGGCGTGCCGGCCGGAGTTCGGTACGTACGTCGGCAAGTCGAGCGACGAGTCCGAGCTCTATCTGAGCTGGTGGACGCCCGACAAGAGCGCCTGGGACCACGGCGACCGCCGGATCCTCTGCGCAGCGTACGGCCCCGACGACAAGATCACCGGCACCGTCAAGAACAGCCGCCGCTGA
- a CDS encoding DUF4190 domain-containing protein encodes MTEPPSPIQPMRPSLPSAESWLVGVPHPAQQRQDGYAVAAFATSLPGLVPIAVVLAGVALRRIKRAGGHGKRLAYGALAVSLCWVIAIGVAVALNLVGDYRRGIGKTVSISQVDVGRCFDADLEAESLRLVRIANCAAPHTGEAYAKVQAALVGLPAAQTGAVATQQCAGAFAEFVGKSYESSDLDMYYVVLGDRAVADGNVLCLVGMPGTRLTGTMRGSQR; translated from the coding sequence TTGACCGAGCCGCCTTCCCCGATCCAGCCGATGCGGCCCTCGTTGCCGTCGGCTGAGTCCTGGTTGGTCGGCGTACCGCACCCGGCCCAGCAGCGGCAGGACGGGTACGCCGTCGCCGCGTTCGCGACCAGCCTGCCCGGGCTGGTGCCGATCGCCGTCGTCCTGGCCGGCGTCGCGCTCCGCCGGATCAAACGGGCCGGCGGGCACGGGAAGCGGCTCGCGTACGGCGCCCTCGCGGTGTCGCTGTGCTGGGTGATCGCGATCGGCGTGGCGGTCGCGCTCAACCTGGTCGGCGACTACCGGCGCGGGATCGGCAAGACGGTCTCGATCTCGCAGGTGGACGTCGGGCGCTGCTTCGACGCGGATCTGGAGGCGGAGTCGCTGCGGCTGGTCCGGATCGCGAACTGCGCCGCGCCGCACACCGGGGAGGCGTACGCGAAGGTGCAGGCCGCGCTGGTCGGGTTGCCGGCGGCGCAGACCGGGGCGGTGGCGACGCAGCAGTGCGCGGGCGCGTTCGCCGAGTTCGTCGGGAAGTCCTACGAAAGCTCCGACCTCGACATGTACTACGTCGTCCTGGGTGACCGTGCGGTTGCTGACGGCAACGTCCTGTGTCTGGTCGGGATGCCGGGGACCCGGCTGACAGGTACGATGCGCGGATCGCAGCGATGA